In the genome of Hymenobacter cellulosivorans, one region contains:
- a CDS encoding heavy-metal-associated domain-containing protein, with protein sequence MKMLQSFWLAAALLLTAQFSFAQTAPTASAKAKSSATEVFQIKTSAVCDMCKARLEKTLAYEKGVQQATLDVPSKVLTVSYRPDKTTPATLRTAVQRAGYDADDQVAETRAYDRLPDCCKKTNNVHQDAAH encoded by the coding sequence ATGAAAATGCTCCAATCCTTCTGGTTGGCCGCCGCGCTGCTGCTCACCGCCCAGTTCTCCTTTGCGCAAACCGCGCCTACCGCTTCGGCTAAAGCCAAAAGTTCCGCCACGGAGGTCTTCCAAATCAAGACGTCGGCTGTGTGCGACATGTGCAAAGCCCGCCTGGAGAAAACGCTGGCCTACGAGAAAGGCGTGCAGCAAGCTACCCTCGATGTGCCCAGCAAAGTCTTGACCGTTTCGTACCGCCCTGATAAGACCACCCCGGCCACCCTGCGCACTGCCGTGCAGCGCGCCGGCTACGATGCCGACGACCAGGTAGCCGAAACCCGGGCCTACGACCGGCTCCCAGACTGCTGTAAAAAGACCAACAACGTGCACCAGGACGCAGCGCACTAA
- a CDS encoding TonB-dependent receptor encodes MPSTSGRRFTATLGLVLSCAGAFAQSAAIAPVQGQITDAVAQSPLPGAVVRWLEAAGSSATTDAAGKFTLVRPARGAASHLIINSIGYKADTLLVEATDQSFVRVALRRSVELGEVTVQDRAPAYSSLPPTNTQVITSHDLTKSACCNLAESFETNAAVEVSTTDAVSGAKQIQLLGLDGAYSLLTVDNLPALRGLATPYRLSYLSGTWIEGIDIIKGMGSVVNGYESISGQVNVRLKEPDKAERLLFNAYGNDLGKFDLNLNLATPLSKQVSTALLLHSDHLGRRVDRNKDGFLDLPLAMQYNVFNKWKYKSGNGIVSELGLGALRETREGGQLGFRKDTPGNYYGTTLTTNRYTSFSKTSYTWPGRPYQSLGLLLSGTNHTFDSSYGVRTYDGTQRTGLATLLFQSVLGTTAHTYRLGLSYLHDKYQEAFQNGFSFLGTPPVEPYPTEQRNRLEQVPGAFAEYTYQNARNLTLVGGLRLDRHNLYGWMLTPRLNVKYDATANTVLRLAAGTGFRTANPIAENSGMLVSSRSFIIASDLRPEKAWNVGGSFTQYFQVAGRPATFVTDYYHTTFQNQVVADAYSLPSVLYIANLQAGGRSFSRSFQTEVQVEPVKGLQAKAAYKYLDVRTTYADKLLPKALTPRHRLFANVGYATAFDKWRADLTAQWFGQRPLAHAPTAMDLLHGPMVMNPELRYAPRYALLNTQVTRAFKRLEVYVGVENLTNYRQPDAIAGANAPFGPDFDAAMIWGPTYGRLTYAGLRFTIE; translated from the coding sequence ATGCCGTCTACTTCAGGGCGACGCTTCACCGCCACGCTTGGCCTTGTGCTGAGTTGCGCGGGGGCCTTCGCCCAATCTGCTGCTATTGCGCCCGTTCAGGGCCAGATTACCGATGCCGTGGCCCAGTCGCCGCTGCCCGGGGCCGTAGTGCGCTGGCTGGAAGCCGCGGGCTCCAGCGCCACCACCGATGCCGCCGGCAAATTCACACTGGTGCGACCCGCTCGGGGCGCAGCCAGCCATTTGATTATCAACTCTATCGGCTACAAAGCCGACACCCTCCTTGTGGAGGCCACAGATCAAAGCTTCGTGCGAGTGGCCCTGCGCCGCTCCGTGGAGCTAGGCGAGGTGACAGTACAGGACCGGGCCCCGGCCTATTCTTCCCTCCCGCCGACCAACACCCAGGTCATTACCAGCCACGACCTGACCAAATCGGCCTGCTGCAACCTGGCCGAAAGCTTCGAAACCAACGCCGCGGTGGAAGTATCGACCACCGACGCCGTGTCGGGAGCCAAGCAGATTCAGCTGCTGGGGCTCGACGGGGCCTATTCCCTGCTTACCGTCGACAACCTGCCGGCGCTACGGGGCCTGGCTACGCCCTACCGCCTGAGCTACCTCTCCGGCACCTGGATTGAGGGCATCGACATCATCAAGGGCATGGGCTCGGTGGTGAATGGCTACGAGAGTATTTCGGGCCAGGTAAACGTCCGCCTGAAGGAGCCCGACAAGGCCGAGCGGCTTTTGTTCAATGCCTACGGCAACGACCTGGGCAAATTTGACCTCAACCTGAACTTGGCTACGCCGCTATCCAAGCAGGTGAGCACGGCCCTGCTGCTACACTCCGACCACCTCGGCCGCCGCGTCGACCGGAACAAGGACGGCTTTCTGGACTTGCCCCTGGCTATGCAGTACAACGTGTTCAATAAGTGGAAGTACAAATCGGGCAACGGCATTGTGAGCGAGTTGGGCCTGGGTGCCCTGCGCGAAACCCGGGAAGGTGGGCAGCTAGGGTTTCGTAAAGATACCCCCGGCAACTATTATGGCACCACACTGACGACGAACCGCTACACCAGCTTTTCCAAAACGTCGTACACCTGGCCCGGCCGCCCGTACCAGAGCCTGGGCTTGCTGCTCAGCGGTACCAACCACACCTTCGATTCCAGCTACGGCGTCCGGACCTACGACGGCACCCAGCGCACGGGGCTGGCTACGCTGCTGTTTCAGAGCGTGCTGGGTACCACAGCCCACACGTACCGGCTGGGGCTGAGTTATTTGCACGACAAATACCAGGAGGCATTTCAGAACGGCTTCTCTTTTCTGGGTACTCCCCCTGTCGAGCCTTACCCGACCGAGCAGCGTAACCGCCTGGAGCAGGTGCCGGGCGCCTTTGCCGAATACACCTACCAGAATGCGCGTAATCTGACCCTGGTGGGCGGCCTGCGCCTCGACCGGCACAACCTCTACGGCTGGATGCTCACGCCGCGCTTGAATGTGAAGTACGACGCCACGGCCAATACCGTGCTGCGCCTGGCCGCGGGTACGGGGTTCCGCACGGCTAATCCTATTGCCGAAAACTCGGGGATGCTGGTTAGCTCCCGCAGTTTTATTATAGCCTCTGATCTGCGGCCAGAAAAGGCTTGGAACGTGGGAGGCAGCTTTACGCAGTACTTCCAGGTAGCTGGCCGGCCCGCCACGTTCGTAACCGACTACTACCACACCACATTCCAGAATCAGGTGGTAGCTGATGCGTATTCGCTGCCCTCGGTGCTGTACATTGCCAACTTGCAGGCGGGCGGACGGTCTTTTTCGCGCAGCTTCCAGACGGAAGTACAGGTTGAGCCCGTTAAAGGCCTGCAGGCCAAGGCGGCTTATAAGTACCTGGATGTGCGCACCACCTACGCCGATAAACTGTTGCCCAAGGCGCTTACGCCCCGCCACCGGCTGTTTGCCAATGTGGGTTATGCCACTGCCTTTGACAAGTGGCGGGCTGATCTGACGGCCCAGTGGTTTGGGCAGCGGCCTTTGGCTCATGCGCCTACCGCTATGGACCTACTGCACGGCCCGATGGTCATGAATCCGGAGCTTCGGTACGCGCCGCGCTATGCCCTGCTCAACACCCAGGTGACCCGGGCCTTTAAGCGGCTGGAAGTGTACGTGGGCGTAGAGAATCTGACCAACTACCGCCAGCCCGATGCCATTGCGGGCGCCAATGCTCCTTTCGGCCCCGACTTCGACGCGGCTATGATTTGGGGCCCTACCTACGGACGACTCACGTACGCCGGCCTGCGCTTTACAATTGAATAA
- the mraZ gene encoding division/cell wall cluster transcriptional repressor MraZ, whose translation MNLLSGEYECKLDPKGRLVLPAKVKANLPEASANQLVLVRGFEPCLVLYPRQAWRVIHDKVMALDEFNEEYRQFQRNFFRGMTEVELDNIGRFMLPRTMLRYSGIEKEAIIVGLGNRCEIWDPEKYDEFLIKDQQSFSKLAQKFLATDTPPASGPLAA comes from the coding sequence ATGAACCTTCTCTCTGGCGAATATGAGTGCAAGCTGGACCCGAAAGGGCGCTTGGTGCTGCCCGCCAAGGTGAAGGCCAATCTGCCCGAGGCTTCGGCTAACCAGCTCGTGCTGGTGCGCGGGTTTGAGCCCTGTCTGGTTTTGTACCCACGCCAGGCGTGGCGCGTGATTCACGACAAGGTGATGGCCCTGGATGAGTTTAACGAGGAGTACCGGCAGTTTCAGCGCAACTTCTTCCGCGGCATGACCGAGGTAGAGCTCGACAACATCGGGCGCTTTATGCTGCCCCGCACCATGCTGCGCTACTCCGGCATCGAGAAGGAAGCTATTATCGTGGGCCTGGGCAACCGTTGCGAAATCTGGGACCCCGAGAAATACGACGAGTTCCTGATCAAAGACCAGCAGAGCTTTTCCAAGCTGGCCCAGAAGTTTTTAGCCACCGACACACCGCCCGCCAGCGGCCCCCTTGCCGCATGA
- a CDS encoding FtsL-like putative cell division protein: MATNTLKPVANTPPRANVPREVTPPPVLPDPVPAPEPEPAPKPRAKAPKREKAAPRSTWSVFTLLDRLTSVDSIFREGLPVQYLPHVLFVMFLILIYIGNTHWGYRMNRSIQKLKLETEDLRADYTTLKSDYMEASKQSEVARKVAAYGLVESSSPPFRITVPAGRLDEAELDALPVITADSLAAMSAADSLALADSLGTVGARPAAAHAVTSHSSGSHTAKAKTRSAAKKATAKKPAAKTTTKKKTTNPSRQSHERKR; this comes from the coding sequence TTGGCTACCAATACCCTCAAACCCGTCGCTAATACGCCGCCCCGCGCCAACGTGCCCCGGGAGGTGACGCCCCCGCCGGTGCTGCCTGACCCTGTGCCGGCCCCCGAGCCGGAACCGGCCCCGAAGCCCAGAGCCAAGGCCCCCAAGCGTGAGAAGGCCGCGCCCCGCAGTACCTGGAGCGTCTTTACCCTGCTCGACCGGCTCACCAGCGTCGACAGTATCTTCCGGGAAGGGCTGCCGGTGCAGTACCTGCCGCACGTGCTGTTCGTGATGTTTCTGATTCTGATTTACATCGGCAACACCCACTGGGGCTACCGCATGAACCGCAGCATTCAGAAACTCAAGCTCGAAACCGAAGACCTGCGCGCCGATTACACAACCCTGAAGTCGGACTACATGGAGGCCAGCAAGCAAAGCGAAGTGGCCCGCAAAGTAGCTGCCTACGGCTTAGTGGAAAGCTCCTCGCCGCCGTTCCGCATCACCGTGCCCGCCGGCCGCCTCGACGAAGCCGAACTGGATGCCTTGCCCGTCATCACCGCCGACTCTCTGGCGGCCATGTCGGCGGCCGATTCGTTGGCGCTGGCCGATTCGCTCGGTACTGTTGGAGCCCGGCCGGCTGCGGCGCACGCCGTAACTAGCCATAGCTCAGGTAGCCACACGGCGAAGGCCAAAACGCGGTCTGCAGCAAAAAAAGCCACGGCCAAGAAACCGGCGGCTAAGACTACTACAAAAAAGAAAACCACCAACCCTTCCCGCCAGAGTCATGAAAGGAAGCGTTAA
- the rsmH gene encoding 16S rRNA (cytosine(1402)-N(4))-methyltransferase RsmH → MSPDYENDTAYHRPVMLTECLEALDLRPDGRYVDVTFGGGGHTARILERLTTGHLYSFDQDADAEHEAQQLARPQFTFIRANFRDLHAELEQRDALPVDGLLADLGVSSHQFDTPERGFSTRFDGPLDMRMDPEADRTAADIVNEYSEAELHRIFGMYGEVTNARTLAKTLTTARRGQAIQTIAALKKAIQPCTPRGKENKYLAQVFQALRIEVNDEMAALQEMLQQTAQVLRPGGRLVVMSYHSLEDRLVKNFMAKGKFFGEAEKNLFGHTNTPFEVLTRKPVEATAEEIALNSRARSAKLRIAVRRDE, encoded by the coding sequence ATGAGCCCCGACTACGAGAACGATACCGCCTACCACCGCCCCGTGATGCTCACCGAGTGCCTCGAAGCCCTCGACCTGCGCCCCGATGGCCGCTACGTGGATGTGACCTTCGGCGGCGGCGGGCACACGGCCCGCATCCTGGAGCGTCTGACCACCGGCCATCTCTACAGCTTCGACCAGGACGCCGACGCCGAGCACGAAGCCCAGCAACTGGCCCGGCCCCAGTTTACCTTCATCCGAGCCAACTTCCGCGACCTGCACGCCGAGCTGGAGCAGCGCGACGCCCTGCCCGTAGATGGCCTGCTGGCCGACCTGGGCGTATCGTCGCACCAGTTTGATACGCCGGAGCGCGGCTTCAGCACCCGCTTCGACGGGCCCCTGGACATGCGCATGGACCCCGAGGCCGACCGCACGGCCGCCGACATTGTGAACGAGTATTCCGAGGCCGAACTGCACCGTATTTTCGGCATGTACGGCGAAGTGACCAATGCCCGGACCCTGGCCAAAACGCTCACCACAGCCCGGCGCGGGCAGGCCATTCAGACTATTGCCGCCCTGAAAAAGGCTATCCAGCCCTGCACGCCCCGGGGCAAGGAAAATAAGTACCTGGCCCAGGTATTTCAGGCCCTGCGCATCGAGGTGAACGACGAAATGGCGGCCCTGCAGGAAATGCTTCAGCAAACGGCCCAGGTGCTGCGCCCCGGCGGCCGCCTCGTCGTTATGTCGTACCACTCGTTGGAAGACCGGCTGGTGAAGAACTTCATGGCCAAGGGCAAGTTCTTCGGGGAAGCCGAAAAAAACTTGTTTGGCCACACCAATACCCCTTTCGAGGTGCTCACGCGCAAACCCGTGGAAGCCACCGCCGAAGAAATTGCCCTCAACAGCCGGGCCCGCTCGGCCAAGCTGCGCATTGCGGTGCGCCGCGACGAATGA
- a CDS encoding fatty acid desaturase: MPQTASQPLPHSTRVQPAPLGYTGVGIALGIIGGWVALLTFLLAFYRPDWRTPWPYLLVLVQMHLYTGLFITAHDAMHGVVSANQRLNTAIGAVCAFLFAFNWYPRLFPRHHQHHRHVGTAADPDFHNGRHPGFLPWLLRFALNYVTWWQIALMGLTYNLLKLAFPMPNVIAFWMVPAVLATVQLFFFGTYLPHRGEHAPENVHKSRTQLRHHLWAFVSCYFFGYHYEHHDQPYLPWWRLWRTKEG, translated from the coding sequence ATGCCCCAAACAGCGTCCCAGCCCCTGCCGCACTCCACGCGGGTACAGCCTGCCCCGCTGGGCTATACGGGCGTTGGTATTGCGTTAGGCATCATTGGAGGCTGGGTAGCGCTGCTTACGTTTCTGTTGGCCTTTTACCGCCCCGACTGGCGCACGCCCTGGCCCTATCTGCTGGTGCTGGTACAGATGCATTTGTACACGGGCCTCTTTATCACTGCCCACGATGCCATGCACGGCGTCGTAAGCGCCAACCAGCGGCTGAACACGGCCATTGGGGCAGTTTGCGCCTTTTTGTTTGCCTTCAACTGGTATCCGCGGCTGTTTCCCCGGCATCACCAGCATCACCGCCACGTGGGCACCGCTGCCGATCCTGACTTTCACAACGGCCGGCACCCGGGTTTTTTACCGTGGCTGCTGCGCTTTGCGCTGAACTACGTGACTTGGTGGCAGATAGCCTTGATGGGCCTGACCTACAACCTGCTGAAGCTGGCTTTCCCGATGCCCAACGTTATTGCGTTCTGGATGGTACCGGCGGTGCTGGCCACGGTGCAGCTCTTCTTTTTCGGAACCTACCTGCCGCACCGCGGTGAGCATGCTCCCGAGAACGTGCATAAGTCGCGCACCCAACTGCGGCATCACCTCTGGGCCTTCGTGAGCTGTTATTTCTTCGGGTATCATTATGAGCACCACGACCAGCCCTATCTGCCGTGGTGGCGGCTGTGGCGCACGAAGGAAGGCTGA
- a CDS encoding LytR/AlgR family response regulator transcription factor gives MKISCLLLDDDPLVLDLLQAYVAMTDVLDVKAAFTDPLDAHRYLMHHDVQVLFSDVTMPHLSGLDLVRSLQHPPLVVLMTSYPQYAMEGFNLDVIDFLLKPISLDRFLKAVNKIAGILRTSLVENDGNQDILSGWGSFFIRTDAQFVRLHYREVLYIEALKDFTKINTADGRTHLTLVNLKNIEEQLPPGLFVRTHRSYLVNTARIEAVSNLEVRVGGHALPLGQTYRERVTERIVNRSLIRRQQPQ, from the coding sequence ATGAAGATTAGCTGTCTGCTGCTCGACGATGATCCGCTAGTGCTGGATTTGCTGCAAGCCTACGTAGCCATGACCGATGTGCTCGACGTGAAAGCGGCTTTTACCGACCCGCTAGATGCGCACCGTTACCTCATGCACCACGACGTACAGGTGCTGTTTTCGGACGTGACCATGCCCCACCTCAGCGGCCTGGATCTGGTTCGTTCCCTGCAACACCCGCCCCTGGTAGTGCTGATGACTTCCTACCCGCAATACGCCATGGAGGGCTTCAACCTGGACGTAATTGACTTTTTACTCAAGCCGATTTCCCTTGACCGGTTTTTGAAAGCCGTAAACAAGATTGCCGGAATACTACGCACCAGCTTAGTGGAAAACGACGGTAACCAGGATATTCTCTCGGGCTGGGGCTCGTTCTTCATTCGCACCGACGCGCAGTTTGTACGCCTGCACTACCGGGAAGTACTCTACATTGAAGCGCTGAAGGACTTCACCAAAATCAACACGGCCGACGGGCGTACCCACCTCACACTGGTCAACCTCAAAAACATTGAGGAACAGCTACCTCCAGGCCTGTTTGTACGCACCCACCGGTCCTACTTGGTCAATACGGCCCGCATTGAGGCCGTCAGCAACCTGGAGGTACGCGTGGGGGGCCACGCCTTGCCCCTGGGGCAGACCTATCGGGAGCGGGTAACTGAGCGGATTGTCAACCGCTCCCTTATCCGGCGGCAGCAGCCGCAGTAG
- a CDS encoding sensor histidine kinase, with protein MALLRAATSVGKQAVSHRLIGSAHQELGSFNQAAYHFRRALHLDQQAHDQAGAAADGLCLGNTLCSQGDTSQARLVYQVALRAFTRLGSSRGVAQVESRLGSLFAQQRKWEKALASQSRALQGWLQHRDSASAAAALHAIGSVYCQQGAYSRALFYLRGARQMAAATDSLRHSESLMGIGKVYLAVGNYEAALGSFRQAARLAPTVAAAEAPAQLYHLMAAAYDSMGQFEAAEQALHKALVMARHSSSQALLGQEYRALAELYRRTGRYQKSLAALTRVASLQDSVFAQERSAQVAELQTRYETEKKEREIQLLIKDRQIQDATLRRQTLLRNALAAGALLLLIIVGVLYRGRQQQSRINKLLERKNAAISWQKEELGRLNRTKDTLFSIISHDLRSPLSSLYSLLTLLNMGSLPPERLALHSARLTQGLNSTLQLLDNLLNWSAAQIKDDKIRPERLRLDVLAEETLALLLSDAERKNILLQNHLPIPTLVRADVNMVRLILRNLLGNAIKFTPEGGSVTLTAALQGASWSVAVHDTGIGIPAADFSQVLGSNAPFTTLGTAQEKGTGLGLQLCKDFVERNGGQLTFTSRVGQGTTFAFTLPVAAPAAPEPTPALATAAAAAG; from the coding sequence ATGGCTCTGTTGCGGGCTGCTACGAGCGTAGGCAAACAGGCTGTTAGCCACCGCCTGATTGGCTCGGCTCATCAGGAGTTGGGCTCGTTTAACCAAGCTGCCTACCATTTCCGGCGGGCGTTGCATCTCGATCAGCAGGCTCATGATCAGGCTGGCGCGGCGGCGGATGGCCTTTGTTTGGGCAATACTCTATGTAGTCAGGGCGACACCAGCCAAGCCCGCTTGGTGTATCAGGTAGCCTTGCGGGCGTTTACACGCCTGGGCTCGTCGCGGGGCGTGGCGCAGGTCGAGAGCCGGTTGGGCAGTTTGTTCGCCCAGCAGCGAAAGTGGGAGAAGGCTTTAGCCTCCCAATCGCGCGCCCTGCAAGGCTGGCTCCAACACCGGGATTCGGCTAGCGCAGCTGCAGCCTTACACGCTATTGGTAGCGTGTATTGCCAGCAGGGCGCCTACAGCCGGGCCTTATTCTACCTGCGCGGAGCCCGGCAAATGGCAGCCGCTACCGACAGTCTGCGGCACAGTGAAAGCCTGATGGGGATAGGGAAAGTATACTTAGCCGTGGGCAATTACGAAGCCGCGCTGGGAAGCTTCCGGCAGGCAGCCCGGCTGGCACCAACTGTTGCGGCGGCGGAAGCACCAGCCCAGCTCTACCACCTTATGGCCGCCGCCTATGACTCGATGGGGCAGTTTGAAGCTGCTGAGCAGGCGTTGCACAAGGCACTGGTGATGGCTCGCCACAGTAGCTCCCAGGCCTTGCTGGGCCAAGAATACCGGGCGCTGGCCGAGCTCTACCGCCGGACCGGGCGTTACCAGAAGTCGTTGGCGGCTCTCACGCGCGTTGCCAGCTTGCAAGACAGTGTATTTGCTCAGGAGCGCTCCGCCCAGGTTGCCGAGCTGCAAACGCGTTACGAAACCGAGAAAAAGGAGCGTGAAATTCAGTTGCTGATCAAGGACCGGCAGATTCAGGATGCCACACTGCGCCGGCAGACGCTGTTGCGCAACGCCCTGGCTGCCGGCGCCCTGCTGTTGCTCATTATCGTGGGCGTGCTTTACCGGGGACGGCAACAGCAGAGCCGCATAAATAAGCTGCTGGAGCGTAAGAACGCAGCCATCAGCTGGCAAAAAGAAGAGCTAGGCCGCCTCAACCGGACCAAGGATACCTTGTTTTCTATTATATCCCACGACCTGCGCAGCCCACTCAGCTCCTTGTATTCCTTGCTGACGCTGCTGAATATGGGTTCGTTGCCGCCCGAGCGGCTGGCTCTGCACTCGGCCCGGCTGACGCAGGGGCTCAACAGCACGTTGCAACTGCTGGATAACCTGCTGAATTGGTCGGCGGCCCAGATAAAGGACGACAAGATCCGGCCCGAGCGGCTGCGCCTCGACGTGCTGGCGGAAGAAACGCTGGCCTTGCTGCTAAGCGACGCTGAGCGTAAAAATATTCTGCTGCAAAACCACCTACCCATACCCACGCTGGTACGCGCTGACGTGAACATGGTCCGGCTGATTTTGCGCAACCTGCTCGGCAACGCCATCAAGTTTACGCCCGAAGGCGGCTCCGTAACACTCACCGCGGCGCTGCAGGGTGCCTCCTGGAGCGTAGCCGTGCACGATACCGGTATTGGCATTCCGGCCGCCGACTTTAGCCAGGTGTTGGGCAGCAACGCCCCTTTTACAACGCTGGGTACGGCCCAGGAAAAAGGCACTGGTCTGGGCCTGCAGTTATGCAAGGACTTTGTGGAGCGCAACGGCGGACAGCTCACCTTTACCAGTCGGGTAGGGCAGGGAACCACTTTTGCGTTTACGCTGCCCGTTGCGGCACCCGCGGCGCCGGAGCCGACGCCCGCATTGGCTACTGCGGCTGCTGCCGCCGGATAA
- a CDS encoding HYC_CC_PP family protein — protein MKRPLRHRLFSGFMALLVLLTSVGLAVQSHTCRSSGLSSAAIVFSAPEHKCPSRAKGTAHQENRAEFKKSCCEFGTHFHKLEAAPVSHTKLLLPTPVLGWLPSSYSPSLPPSPQLAPPTPWHASDSSPPLRAGRALLRFVCTWQV, from the coding sequence GTGAAACGCCCACTGCGCCACCGGCTCTTCAGCGGCTTTATGGCCCTGCTCGTGCTCCTTACTTCGGTAGGGCTGGCGGTACAGTCGCACACCTGCCGCAGTAGCGGCCTCAGCTCGGCCGCTATTGTATTCAGTGCGCCTGAGCACAAGTGCCCATCTAGGGCGAAGGGCACGGCCCACCAGGAAAACAGAGCGGAATTTAAAAAGTCGTGCTGCGAGTTCGGCACCCACTTTCACAAGCTGGAGGCGGCCCCAGTAAGCCATACCAAGCTACTGCTGCCCACGCCGGTGCTCGGCTGGCTGCCCAGTAGCTATAGCCCCAGCCTCCCCCCTAGCCCGCAGCTGGCTCCCCCGACGCCCTGGCACGCCAGCGACTCGTCGCCACCCCTGCGGGCGGGCCGTGCGTTGCTGAGGTTTGTGTGCACCTGGCAGGTTTAG